The Fructilactobacillus myrtifloralis genome segment GCTGGCGCTGTTTCTTACTAGCGAGCGCCGCTGGAATCAGGTACTTCAAAGTCGCCCGGGGGGAACCAAGGTACGGCTGGACATCGAGGTTAGTTGCATCCGGCTGAGCGTGAAATGTTTCAGTGTTCAGACCAAAGAATTCCTGAATTCGCTGCACGTAGGGCGACTGTTTTAGCAACGCATCATCGGCTCCATTGCCAACGTGGTGGGAAAAATACAACTGGTCCTGGGGCGTCATAAAGGTCAAGTAATCCTCGTAGGGCTCCGCCACCATCTGAGTTTCACTGGTGGTGGCCAAAAATTGATCCGCTGCCAGCTGTTCCCCCAGTTGATCGCGATCCCCATCACTCAAGAGACTCTGGCGTTCAATCCGCACCGGTAAGTTGTGGTCATCAGCGCCCACAAAGATCGTAATCCGCTTATCCCGGAGGTGGTACCGTCCCATTTCTGAAATCGTTACCTGGTCCAAGGTCGACGGAATCTGAGAGTAGGTAGCGCCCACAAACCCGGCTTGTAAGAGCGCTAAGAAATCATCTTGGACAAATTCCTGGTCGCCCAAGACGTTCACGTAGTCATCTAAAATGTGGCAAAATTCATTCCACACCTGTTCGGCCTGGCCCGCTTCCTGGAGCTTGCCGGCCTCCGTAGCCTGCTGCTGCCACTCTTGCAACCGAGCTGGCACCCCATGGTTCACCAAAAATTGATAGAGAATTTGGGCGGCTTCTCGTCCCGTTTGTGCTTTGGTCAGCCGCCGGTAAAACGGTGGCAAGTTGTCCTTTACAAAGTGGCGAATCTGATTGATTGCCTGGGAAACGGCCTGGTTCTTGTCCACGACGACCCCCGTGGTTTCATCCACGACGGTCGTATACTTCCAGTCCGCTTGCTGCGTCCATTTTTTCCCGTAGTAGCCGTTTTTAAGGACGAGGTTTTCACATAGAGCCAGTTGCCAGCGAAAATCGTCCAGCCCTTCAAAGTGTTTTTCATCCTGTTTAGGAATTAACAACTCCGTTTTCAAGAGCTTCATCACGTCTTCGTACCGGTAGTTACGGGCCCGGTTCGGCTTGTAGATCGCAAAAAGTGCCTGCAACAGTACTACCAACGGGTGATTTTCCATTTGCTTTTGAATATCCGTGAAGTACGGAATTTGTTGCATCGAAAAGATTGGATCAATGATGTTTTCGTAATCACTCAGGTTTCTAGCCACCACCAAGAAATCTCCGTACCGGTACTTCCCGGTGGCAACTAGTTGCCGAACCTTGGTGGCAACGTTCATCAACTCGTCGAAAGGAGTGGCCGCTTGGAAGACGTGCAGATTGGGATTCGTTGCGGGGGCTTTCGGAAGCTTCCGTTCCAACTCGCTACTGCTAATCCAGTACTCCTCTAATTGAGTTAACCCCGGTTGTAAGTTCCGCGCTGGCGCATACTGATCGGGCAACATCCGGCTATGTTCCCGGGCATATTGGTACAACCGGTAATATAAACGTCCGGGTTGCGCAAAGAAGGCTTCTGGACTGGGAGCCGCCTCGCGGACAGGTTGATCCAACGTTAAATCCACTACCACGTGGGCCCTTCTGATCAAGGTGTGGACCAACTGTATTTCCTGCGCCGTTAACTCACTAAAGCCGGTAAAGTAAAAGTGCAACTGTTCTAATTGCTGAGCCGGCATTCGTAAAAGATATTCATTTAGTAGTTCTAGAGTGGCCGCTTGATACAGGTATTTACCATCGGTTGCCTGCAAAAAGGCCCGGTAAATGAGCTCCAAGTCGTGCAGTTTATTGCGCAGTTCTCCAGTGGTGTTGGTCTGCAACTGGTGCAAATCATCGGGACTCAGGTTGCCCTGCTGCAGCTCCATTAGTTGTTCTGCCACCTGCTGAATGAAGCCCGCTTGTTTGCCTTCCCCCCGGTAAATGGTTAAATCAGCTTCGTGCTTGGCAATAATTTGGAAAATAATCATGTTAATCGCTACTGGAGACAATTGTGGAACCTGGTAAGGCGGTTGGTCCCGTAAAAAGTACCAAATTAACCGGGAAAACGAAAAGGTTTGAATTTGATTTTGGGCGTAGGTTGCCCGTTGGTGCATGTTCAAACGTTTGAGGGTTCCCAGTTCTGCTTCAAACTTGACGTTATTCGGGACAATTTGAAAGTACTGGTCGTCTGGATGCTGCTCTGCCGCTTGGTGCATTGATTGGACAACTTGACCAAAATGATCCGCACTGGCAAGTCCAAGGATAAACTGTAAGCTCATAGTGCCTCCGTTTCTGTTTCCACCACCGCAAGTGACTGGTTGGCGTACTTCCCGCCGATTGCAGCAGCAATTAGCTCCGTGATTGTTTCATATGAAACAACGCCCGTTGGAACTGGGTCGCCCTCCTTAAAAAGGCGAGCCGGTCCTCGCCGCCGAGCAACTAACCGCCCGGGCCGTAAAATGGTGTAGGGCAACTCCGTTTCGTCAATCATTTTAATGGCATAGCGCTGTTCACGGAAGTATTCGCGCACATCGGTCACTCCCGGATACTCCCGGTTCCCGCGTACCTCTCCGTCAACACCAGCCGCAGAAACGAAAACCCAGCGCTGCACCTCGACGTGGGCACGTTGAAGCGCCGTCGCTAACTCTGTGACCACTAAATCGACATCCGCTGGGCCGGCCGTCACCACTACCGCAGCCAGGTGCGGAGGGAGATCAGTGTAAGCAGTCGCCGTCGTTAATTGGTGCCGCTTAGTTAGAATCTTTGTCTGGGGCGTTTGCAAATGGTCCTGCACGTAGTCAGTAAGAGGACCCTGCCCCACCAATAAAATTGTGTCTGTCATTGTTCCACCTCGTTCCCTCTATTTTAGCATTTCGCGCTGAGCTTTAGTTACGCTGGCATCAAGGATAAAGTTCGGGTTTGAATTATTTTGGCTGTCGTTGTATGATTATATAGTAATATTCAGACTTAATCACGAACATTATCCGCAAAGGAGATCGTTATGGGCAATAAAATTGCGTCATTTTTTCACTTTCAAACGTTAGGGACTAATTTCCGGACCGAAACACTCGCCGGAATTACGACCTTCATTTCCATGGTTTACATCCTATTCGTCAATCCAGACGTCCTCGGTGCCACCGGAATGGATAAGGGCGCCGTTTTCACAGCGACCGCCCTCGCCACGGCCTTTGGTTGTATCTTAATGGGGGTCATTGCCAATTATCCGTTCGCATTATCCGCCGGGCTCGGAATTAACGCCTTCTTTACCTACTCCGTCTGCATCGGCATGAAGGTTCCCTGGCAAACCGCAATGAGCGGGGTCTTAATCGCTTCGGTCCTCTTCATCATCCTAACGGCCTTGAAACTCCGCGAAAAGATTATTGATGCCATTCCAACCGATTTAAAGGCCGCTATTGGTGGGGGAATTGGTCTGTTCATCGCTTTTATTGGATTTCATAACGGGGGACTGGTGGTGGCTAACAAAAGTACCCTGGTTAGTTTAGGCTCCCTGACAAATCCCCTCACGCTCCTAACCATTGCTGGGCTAGTCATTACCCTCTTCCTAATGAGCGCGAAGGTTCCCGGTGCCATCTTCGTCGGCATGGTAATTTCATCCGTAATCGGAATGGCCACGGGGTTAATTAAGATCCCGAACGCCCTTGTCGCCAGCGTTCCCAGCATTAAGTCCACGTTCTTAGTAAGCCTGTTCAATTTAAATCAGATTAATACGCCCCAACTCTGCGTGGTCGTGCTGACCTTCTTATTAGTAACCTTCTTTGATACGGCCGGAACCCTAATCGGACTCGCTGAACAAGCTGGTTACATGCGGGATAACCGCATGCCACGGGTCGGACGCGCGCTCGCAGCGGACTCCACTACCATGTTGTTTGGTTCACTACTCGGGACCTCGCCCATGAGCGTCTACGTGGAATCCTCAGCAGGAATCGCCGTGGGCGGACGGTCAGGCTTTACAGCCATCGTTACTGGCATTATGTTTATCTTTGCCCTCTTCTTTTCTCCGCTCCTTGCGGTCATTACCAGTCAAATCACCGCGCCAGCCCTCATCATCGTCGGCGTGCTCATGGCGAAATCACTGGCCCAAGTCAATTGGAACCGGTTTGAACTGGCTGCCCCAGCGTTCTTGATTGCCGTGGGGATGCCCCTCACTTACAGTATCTCGGATGGGATTGCCCTCGGTTTTATGGCCTACCCAATCACTATGATTGCTGCCAAGCGGGGCAAGGAAGTTGGCTGGATGATGTACGCTCTTGCAATTGTCTTTCTGATTTTCTTCCTAATCCTTAAAAATTAAGTTTTAGTAAAAAGTCCCGGGTTATGAACCGGGACTTTTTTGTCCCCTCGAAAAATGCACCTGTGATTGCTATAATAAGGGTATTGTCGTTAATTAACTAAATTTTTTTATAGAAAGAGCTCTTACTTAATGCCAAAATACTTACAATCAGCCGGAAACCGGCGCTCGCTGTGGCAACGAACCTGGAAATGGCTCCTTGGAGGCGGGA includes the following:
- a CDS encoding NCS2 family permease, whose protein sequence is MGNKIASFFHFQTLGTNFRTETLAGITTFISMVYILFVNPDVLGATGMDKGAVFTATALATAFGCILMGVIANYPFALSAGLGINAFFTYSVCIGMKVPWQTAMSGVLIASVLFIILTALKLREKIIDAIPTDLKAAIGGGIGLFIAFIGFHNGGLVVANKSTLVSLGSLTNPLTLLTIAGLVITLFLMSAKVPGAIFVGMVISSVIGMATGLIKIPNALVASVPSIKSTFLVSLFNLNQINTPQLCVVVLTFLLVTFFDTAGTLIGLAEQAGYMRDNRMPRVGRALAADSTTMLFGSLLGTSPMSVYVESSAGIAVGGRSGFTAIVTGIMFIFALFFSPLLAVITSQITAPALIIVGVLMAKSLAQVNWNRFELAAPAFLIAVGMPLTYSISDGIALGFMAYPITMIAAKRGKEVGWMMYALAIVFLIFFLILKN
- a CDS encoding PD-(D/E)XK nuclease family protein is translated as MSLQFILGLASADHFGQVVQSMHQAAEQHPDDQYFQIVPNNVKFEAELGTLKRLNMHQRATYAQNQIQTFSFSRLIWYFLRDQPPYQVPQLSPVAINMIIFQIIAKHEADLTIYRGEGKQAGFIQQVAEQLMELQQGNLSPDDLHQLQTNTTGELRNKLHDLELIYRAFLQATDGKYLYQAATLELLNEYLLRMPAQQLEQLHFYFTGFSELTAQEIQLVHTLIRRAHVVVDLTLDQPVREAAPSPEAFFAQPGRLYYRLYQYAREHSRMLPDQYAPARNLQPGLTQLEEYWISSSELERKLPKAPATNPNLHVFQAATPFDELMNVATKVRQLVATGKYRYGDFLVVARNLSDYENIIDPIFSMQQIPYFTDIQKQMENHPLVVLLQALFAIYKPNRARNYRYEDVMKLLKTELLIPKQDEKHFEGLDDFRWQLALCENLVLKNGYYGKKWTQQADWKYTTVVDETTGVVVDKNQAVSQAINQIRHFVKDNLPPFYRRLTKAQTGREAAQILYQFLVNHGVPARLQEWQQQATEAGKLQEAGQAEQVWNEFCHILDDYVNVLGDQEFVQDDFLALLQAGFVGATYSQIPSTLDQVTISEMGRYHLRDKRITIFVGADDHNLPVRIERQSLLSDGDRDQLGEQLAADQFLATTSETQMVAEPYEDYLTFMTPQDQLYFSHHVGNGADDALLKQSPYVQRIQEFFGLNTETFHAQPDATNLDVQPYLGSPRATLKYLIPAALASKKQRQPLNPSWATIQKTLEQAVDPALQRLTRNLMSSLNYRNEPTPLQPEIVTGLYGQRILTSISKLEEFYSNPYEYFLEYGLRLKERDEFEINAAETGSFYHDALDQLMKVVNQQNLELGELDNQQIKELVTEITTKLIEDDRTQRYEILQSSERMNYLKGQLIQTVNEMAQTLRNQARHVHMRPRQTEVSFGPGQRYQELQFDLGNEQQVGVQGRIDRIDGMDVAGTDYLNIVDYKSSQHKMNFAEIYDGTAMQMMTYMDAVLKNLDSISDADQAQLLGALYLRVFDPVLKPEDLENWQDAQKIQSSLLKKHKYSGILLADQDVLKSLGDQDVSEIYPFAFTKNDSFNKQKSSVISQADLDRVIHHTEQLIQTAGKRIFAGDTRLWPARFQARSTITNSPYQAVMQFDPLLKENNYREVENLSMQAVLDKLRDEQKGDRHE
- a CDS encoding NAD(P)-binding oxidoreductase — protein: MTDTILLVGQGPLTDYVQDHLQTPQTKILTKRHQLTTATAYTDLPPHLAAVVVTAGPADVDLVVTELATALQRAHVEVQRWVFVSAAGVDGEVRGNREYPGVTDVREYFREQRYAIKMIDETELPYTILRPGRLVARRRGPARLFKEGDPVPTGVVSYETITELIAAAIGGKYANQSLAVVETETEAL